In Humulus lupulus chromosome 7, drHumLupu1.1, whole genome shotgun sequence, the following are encoded in one genomic region:
- the LOC133790362 gene encoding dehydrogenase FPY6 — translation MAKAVVPQIAILGAGIFVRTQYIPRLSEISDLVSLKAIWSRTEESARGAVEIAQKFFPGVECKWGDNGLDEIAQDNSILGVAVVLAGQAQVDFSLKMLKAGKHVLQEKPAAATTSELEAAIAGYNSICANIPSKPIWAVAENYRFEPAFVECKKLVADIGDMMNVQVIVEGSMNSSNPYFSSSWRRDFTGGFILDMGVHFIAGLRMLVGSEVVSVSAITSYVDKTLPPPDNINSLFQLENGCSGVFVMIVSSSSPKIIWRVVGLKGTLQVERGKHDGQHGYLVTIYSADGQSKNTFYKFSGVTDEFKSFIYDISQASIKGNDHKAEPRMSFEEGARDVAVLEAMLESGAKQGAPVQVKKF, via the exons ATGGCAAAGGCAGTAGTGCCCCAGATCGCCATTCTTGGAGCTGGTATCTTTGTTAGAACCCAGTACATTCCCAGGCTCAGTGAGATCTCCGACCTCGTCTCCCTCAAAGCCATTTGGAGTCGAACTGAG GAATCTGCCCGAGGTGCAGTTGAGATTGCTCAGAAATTTTTCCCAGGAGTAGAATGCAAATGGGGAGATAACGGTCTTGATGAGATTGCTCAAGACAATTCAATACTTGGTGTTGCTGTGGTTTTAGCTGGCCAAGCTCAG GTTGATTTCTCACTAAAGATGCTCAAGGCAGGAAAGCATGTCCTTCAGG AGAAACCTGCAGCAGCTA CTACAAGTGAGCTGGAAGCTGCTATTGCAGGCTATAACTCCATTTGTGCCAATATCCCAAGTAAACCCATTTGGGCTGTGGCAGAAAACTATCGATTTGAGCCTGCTTTTGTTGAG TGTAAGAAGCTAGTGGCGGATATTGGAGATATGATGAACGTCCAAGTTATTGTTGAAGGATCTATGAACAGTTCAAATCCTTACTTCTCAAGCTCTTGGAGGCGCGATTTTACT GGGGGTTTTATTCTAGATATGGGGGTGCATTTTATCGCCGGGTTGAGGATG CTTGTTGGATCTGAGGTTGTCTCAGTGTCAGCTATAACATCTTATGTGGACAAGACTTTACCTCCACCAGATAACATAAACTCTCTTTT CCAATTGGAGAATGGATGCTCTGGAGTTTTTGTAATGATTGTCTCCTCTAGCTCGCCCAAG ATTATCTGGAGAGTTGTTGGCTTGAAAGGAACATTACAAGTCGAGCGTGGAAAGCACGATGGTCAACATGGCTACCTG GTTACAATTTATAGTGCTGATGGGCAAAGCAAAAACACATTCTACAAATTCAGTGGAGTGACTGACGAGTTCAAAAGTTTTATATATGACATATCCCAAGCCAGCATAAAG GGAAATGACCACAAAGCTGAGCCTCGTATGTCTTTCGAGGAAGGTGCCAGAGATGTTGCCGTTCTAGAAGCAATGCTGGAATCCGGCGCAAAGCAAGGAGCACCAGTTCAAGTAAAGAAGTTTTGA
- the LOC133790364 gene encoding multiple C2 domain and transmembrane region protein 5 yields MQKPPQQVEFALKETSPNIGAGAISGDKLSCTYDLVEQMQYLYVRVVKAKDLPGKDVTGSCDPFVEVKLGNYKGVTKFFEKKTNPVWNQCFAFSKERIQASSLEVVVKDKDVVIDDIIGRVMFELNDIPKRVPPDSPLAPQWYRLEDRNSRKAKGEVMLAVWMGTQADEAFPDAWHSDAAAVGTDGVANIRSKVYLSPKLWYVRVNVIEAQDLQPGDKTRYPEVFVKAVLGNQALRTRTSPSKSINPMWNEDLMFVAAEPFEEPLILSVEDRVGSNKDEVLGKCLIPLQNVQKRLDHKPVNTRWFNLERYIMVDGEQKKDTKFASRIHLRICLDGGYHVLDESTHYSSDLRPTAKQLWRPSIGIFELGVISAVGLMPMKTKDGRGTTDAYCVAKYGQKWVRTRTIVDCSTPKWNEQYTWEVFDPCTVITIGVFDNGHIHGEKGGSGKDARIGKVRIRLSTLETDRVYTHSYPLLVLHSSGVKKMGEVQLAVRFTCSSLINMLHMYSHPLLPKMHYIHPLSVIQLDSLRHQAMQIVSMRLTRAEPALRKEVVEYMLDVDSHMWSMRRSKANFFRIMGVLGGLIAVGKWFDQICHWRNPITTILIHILFIILVLYPELILPTVFLYLFLIGIWNFRWRSRHPPHMDTRLSHADAVHPDELDEEFDTFPTTRPSDIVRMRYDRLRSIAGRVQTVVGDLATQGERFQSLLSWRDPRASTLFVTFCLIAAIVLYVTPFQVLALLTGIYMLRHPRFRLKLPSVPLNFFRRLPSRSDSML; encoded by the coding sequence ATGCAGAAGCCTCCGCAGCAAGTAGAGTTTGCTCTAAAGGAGACCTCACCGAACATCGGTGCAGGCGCAATCTCAGGAGATAAGCTCTCATGCACCTATGACCTTGTTGAGCAAATGCAGTACCTCTATGTTCGAGTGGTCAAAGCCAAGGATTTGCCTGGAAAAGATGTAACAGGTAGCTGTGATCCGTTTGTTGAAGTGAAACTTGGGAACTACAAAGGTGTGACTAAGTTTTTCGAGAAGAAAACAAACCCGGTATGGAACCAGTGTTTTGCTTTCTCTAAAGAAAGAATTCAAGCTTCATCATTAGAAGTTGTAGTGAAAGATAAGGATGTTGTTATTGATGACATCATTGGTAGAGTTATGTTTGAGCTCAATGATATCCCGAAAAGGGTTCCTCCAGATAGTCCTTTGGCACCACAATGGTATAGGTTGGAGGATAGGAATAGTAGAAAGGCTAAAGGAGAGGTTATGTTGGCTGTGTGGATGGGAACCCAAGCAGATGAGGCCTTTCCTGATGCTTGGCATTCGGATGCTGCAGCGGTCGGTACTGATGGCGTTGCTAATATTCGATCCAAGGTTTACCTTTCTCCAAAGCTTTGGTATGTGAGAGTCAATGTGATTGAAGCTCAAGACTTGCAGCCTGGTGATAAGACTCGGTACCCGGAAGTTTTTGTCAAGGCTGTGCTTGGAAATCAGGCTTTGAGGACTAGAACATCTCCAAGTAAAAGTATTAATCCAATGTGGAATGAGGATTTGATGTTTGTTGCTGCTGAACCATTTGAGGAGCCATTGATTCTCAGTGTGGAAGATAGAGTTGGATCAAACAAAGATGAAGTCTTGGGAAAGTGTTTGATTCCATTGCAAAATGTGCAGaagaggcttgatcataagcctGTCAACACTAGGTGGTTTAATCTCGAGAGGTATATCATGGTAGATGGAGAGCAGAAGAAAGACACTAAATTTGCTAGCAGGATTCACTTGAGGATTTGTTTGGATGGAGGGTATCATGTTTTGGATGAATCAACACACTACAGTAGTGATCTCAGGCCAACAGCTAAGCAATTATGGAGGCCAAGCATTGGGATTTTCGAGTTAGGAGTCATAAGTGCCGTGGGACTTATGCCAATGAAAACCAAAGACGGTCGAGGAACCACAGACGCTTATTGTGTGGCCAAGTATGGGCAGAAATGGGTTCGAACTAGGACGATCGTTGACTGCTCCACTCCTAAGTGGAATGAGCAGTACACATGGGAGGTTTTTGACCCTTGTACTGTCATTACAATTGGAGTTTTTGACAATGGTCACATTCATGGAGAGAAAGGAGGAAGTGGGAAAGATGCCAGGATTGGAAAAGTGAGAATTCGGCTTTCTACGCTTGAAACTGATAGAGTTTACACGCATTCATACCCTCTTTTGGTGCTGCATTCTTCTGGGGTGAAGAAAATGGGAGAAGTTCAGCTAGCAGTGAGGTTCACATGCTCATccttaatcaacatgttgcatatgTACTCACACCCTTTACTCCCCAAAATGCACTACATTCACCCCTTGTCTGTGATCCAGCTAGATAGTTTGAGACACCAGGCTATGCAGATTGTTTCAATGAGGCTAACCAGGGCTGAGCCAGCTCTGAGAAAAGAAGTTGTGGAGTACATGCTTGATGTGGATTCACACATGTGGAGTATGAGAAGAAGCAAGGCTAATTTCTTCAGAATCATGGGAGTTCTAGGTGGTTTGATTGCAGTTGGTAAATGGTTTGATCAGATTTGTCATTGGAGAAACCCCATTACAACTATACTAATTCACATCCTCTTTATCATTCTGGTTCTCTACCCTGAGCTAATACTCCCAACTGTTTTCCTCTACCTTTTCTTGATTGGGATTTGGAACTTCAGATGGAGATCAAGGCATCCTCCTCACATGGACACACGGCTATCACATGCTGATGCTGTTCACCCCGACGAGCTAGACGAAGAGTTCGACACCTTCCCAACAACCAGGCCTTCGGACATAGTTAGAATGAGATATGACAGGCTTAGAAGCATTGCAGGAAGAGTTCAGACAGTGGTTGGAGACTTGGCTACACAAGGAGAAAGGTTTCAGTCTCTTCTGAGCTGGAGAGACCCAAGAGCAAGCACTCTATTTGTGACATTTTGCTTGATTGCAGCCATTGTTTTGTATGTAACTCCATTCCAAGTTTTGGCACTTCTTACAGGCATTTACATGTTGAGGCATCCCAGGTTCCGCCTTAAGCTTCCTTCTGTTCCGCTCAACTTTTTTCGAAGGCTGCCTTCAAGATCAGACAGTATGTTGTAA
- the LOC133789709 gene encoding uncharacterized protein LOC133789709 has product MTGSFFVTFVYGFNDGKLRDQLWLDIQELALKIDEPWMILGDYNEILHQNERVGKRTIMKPSLSLRDCMNTCQMEDLKYSGCFYTWTNKQRPEDRVYSKIDRAMVNIKWTDQYPNSEAVFLPEGIFDHSPILISFYLAVEIGKQPLRYFRMWKEASSYATKVSTHWNQAASGTAMYKLVLKLKRLKQVFREINREGYHDIHKAEVQAKLYMLEIQQSLHQDPLNESLIQQEALAREEFTRLNRAYLIFLAQKAKNSWVMNGDENTAIFHASLKARRIQNCIYSIHTEKGTWVDTADGVQRAFLEYYQNLLGTQLQSRRKVSQVIVDLGLGISEEHSRLLTDSFTTQEVKEALFSIPGLKAPGPDGYCNFFY; this is encoded by the coding sequence ATGACAGGAAGTTTTTTTGTTACCTTTGTATATGGGTTTAATGATGGGAAATTGAGGGATCAATTATGGTTGGATATTCAGGAATTAGCCTTGAAGATTGATGAGCCTTGGATGATCTTGGGAGATTATAATGAAATCTTGCATCAGAATGAGAGAGTTGGCAAGAGAACTATTATGAAACCTTCCTTGAGCCTCCGCGATTGCATGAATACTTGTCAAATGGAAGATTTGAAATATTCAGGGTGTTTTTATACATGGACAAATAAACAAAGGCCTGAGGATCGTGTTTACTCTAAAATTGACAGGGCTATGGTTAACATCAAGTGGACAGATCAATATCCGAATTCTGAGGCTGTTTTTCTCCCTGAAGGTATCTTTGATCACAGTCCCAttcttatttctttttatttggcTGTAGAAATTGGTAAGCAACCATTAAGGTATTTCAGAATGTGGAAGGAGGCTTCATCATATGCAACTAAAGTGAGCACTCACTGGAATCAAGCAGCATCCGGTACTGCAATGTATAAATTAGTCCTGAAGTTGAAAAGGCTTAAACAGGTATTCCGAGAAATCAATCGAGAAGGATATCATGATATTCACAAGGCTGAAGTTCAAGCTAAGCTCTACATGCTGGAAATTCAACAAAGCTTGCATCAGGATCCTCTCAATGAGTCCTTAATTCAACAGGAGGCGTTGGCTAGGGAAGAGTTTACCCGATTAAACAGAGCATACCTGATATTCTTAGCACAGAAAGCCAAAAATAGCTGGGTGATGAATGGGGATGAAAACACTGCTATTTTTCATGCCTCATTGAAAGCTAGAAGGATTCAAAATTGCATTTACTCTATACACACTGAGAAAGGCACCTGGGTGGATACAGCGGATGGTGTACAGAGAGCATTTTTAGAATATTATCAAAACTTATTGGGGACTCAATTGCAAAGTAGGAGGAAGGTATCACAGGTTATTGTTGATTTAGGTCTTGGAATTTCTGAGGAGCATTCTAGGCTGCTGACAGATTCTTTTACAACTCAGGAAGTTAAAGAGGCATTATTCTCCATTCCAGGTCTAAAGGCTCCTGGTCCTGATGGAtattgcaattttttttattag